caaaaaatattgaatgatctaacaattttatatattgaGAAAGATACGATAAAACATATCGACGTAGACACAACTACTAGTAACTGTACATCTAGAAATACTCGTGAGAATTGTTTTGTACGagcatttcaatataaaaaattacttattaacgtaataaaaattatgatcttaaagtaaattattttcactatttagaattcaaattttttatatacttaAAGTTAAAATTTTAGGTTCATGCTTAGACAACCAACAGGTcttttattccttcaaaaaaaccaACAGGCCTTTCATGACGGGGTCCTCAATAGCGGCTgcagttatggtgcataaggaaatccttatgcatcctgcataaatttagaaatggtttttgtgagttgtactccaaaatcattagatgtacttaatggtttccagcacctTGCATAAATTCCAACCCAATATACCAAAACCATTTTactgtggaaatggtttttgTGAGTTGTATTCCAAAACTATTTTTAGATTTATGCAGGGGgtataaggatttccttatacATCATAACCGCACCCCTCAATAGCTACCAAGAGGCTCATGGAAGAAACCATATAGTGTAAGGATGCCTACTTCTAATATGGCATTGTTTTGTGTAAAAGTAGGTGGATGGAGTAAGAAGATAATGGTGGTtcaaaattgattataaaaaattcagctGTAGATTTTTTTGACGAAATAAAAGTTACATtgtttcattaataataaaatcaagaaaattgGTGTCTTCATCGCAATTTTGAAGGTTAGTCATATATGTATGCACCCACCCCTGCCTAGTGTCTATTTGGTAGAGGgagtttgatgaaaatcacaacaaaaaattattttagtgaAGAAACTGGAATTTTGAGCCTCCTAAAAATCAAGATAAAAACGTATCAGAAaacatgaaaatgtttttttatgtgttttttttaagaggttaaaatgaaatatattaccaaCTTAAAAGAGTCATTCCTAGTACAGAGGGAAGAACACTAAAGTCAAACAATATTTACAGAGAGAACCTGTACAAagcaaaaacaagaaaagaaaaacttttaGCCAATGCCCAGTATGGTAAACGGACTAAGTCACCACCCATGATAATTGAATGGAAGAAAAGCAAACTTTGCCTTCAACCAAGCAAAAGTAAGAAACTTAATCTTATCTATCACCCGAATAACCGAACAATCTTTAACGTTAAACAAtctgttatttctttccttccatattTCTCAAACTGTAGCAAACCAAATGACATGTAGTATAGAGCGACAGACCTTTGAGATACCACTACTATAACTGAATTGATTAAAATGGTCCGGTACATAAAACGAGACAGCCGCTGAAATGCCTAGCCATCTATAGATTAAATGCCAAATGGACCCAAAAACATGACAATGTAAGAATAAATGATTTGATGATTCCAAAGAATCACACCCAACCACGTACAACGTGGAAGCCTGATCAATAACCCCACGACGATACATGTTGTCTTTAGTAGACAACCTATTACGGAACAACCGCCAAGCAAAGAGCACAACCTTCAAAGGGACACACAAAGATGAAACAGCCACCGAAGATTCCAACGGAagttgaaaagagagaaatttaTAAGCACTACGAACGGTGAAAACATTAGATGATTCCAACGATCAAAGCCATCTCTCATCCATATCAAACACTGACATCCCCCTAAACAACGATAAATCATATAACCTGCTAAACCTGACCTTAAATTCCGCCCCATCAATCTAAACATCCAGGTATTTTTATGTGTTACAAACTGAAAACCAGACACACACGTTAAATTGTAAGCCATTACACGAGCTTCTTCTTAGAAAAATcttaacaaaaattaacaaaaaaaaatgagaaaattaaaagCTCCTTCAACGTACTCTTGAAATCTAACTCAGTGGTCTCCATGGATGCAACAAGGTAAGTTGGGCATTGAATAGCACATAGGTGCCCTGCAAAAAAGACTCGATGCACTTACCAATATATTTTGTCTGCTTAAATTGcataaacttaaatttaaaactaaaacacAAGAagtaaatccttaaaaaaaaaaaaaaaaacacaagaagcaAAGAAATTTGTCCTTTTAGAAATGCATGAAATTTTTAAGGGAACAAGCTTATAAAGTAGGATAACtgtaaataaaacaatttacaAAAGGCAATCAATTTTCATTTAGTCacattttgaattttaagaTTAGCGATAATCCAGTACACTAGACCAGCAGCACATAAGATTGGAAACTCTTAAATGCGCCACGTCAACAAGAAAAACGATTCTTCACCCGCACATACATGTTTGGAACCtcaattctttctttctttctttctttctgagtAATAAAGAAGAACGCACAATCACAAAAGAGGAATAGAGTCGTGAACGAACGACACTGTTAGCTGTGGTGGATACTTTTAACAACAAAACGCGATTAATTCTACCAAACACAACTTAATCCAAACGCACTTTTTGAGATTCTCATTTTGAGTTTTGGATCCGATCGACCAACGACGATGCTGTCGAATCATATTCAAAACGGCATCGAATCGGCGAGACTCGCTTGGTCACGGATTCCGAACTCCGATGAATCACCGTTCGTCCTTGATGATGACGGCGTTGGGATTCTTAAGAAGAACGATGGAAGCGCTGTTGAGAGTCTTGACTATGAAGTCATAGAGAATTTTGCTTATCGAGAAGAACaggtttagtttttttggttaattttgtttttgtttttgtaagcAAGTGATTACTTAATTAATTTCGCAgtaattatttttgttcaatGATCTTCGAGTTTGTTCTGTTATTTTTAGGCGCATAGAAGAAGGAAGCTGTATGTGAGTTACTTGCTGGTGGTGAAATGGTTCTTTGCATTGCTCATCGGCAtttgtaagttttttgaattacAGTACAAATGCTTATCACTataagcgcttatgtataagctatttctatagtaaaagataaaatatagttAAATTATTCTTGTTTAAGATATAATCAGTTTTTATAAGTTATATTGGTGATCCTAtcaaaataagctgaaaatagcttatgaacaatgtcataaactattttcataagttcttccaACCCAGTCTCATAATGCTTATGTCCgtagataaactcaaaataAGAGTTTTAACGCAGCTGTATGCCCAAGTTTGAGTTTCAACCTGGGACCTTGGTTAAGCTAGAAGAGACATGACATGTGTCATCTCATTCAATCGTTACTTATTGGGTATATTGGTTGGCGGTTTTGTATATATAGACATGTAGCAGAATTAATAGTGAGTTCATAGAATGATTTAAGCGGCTATTCTTACTTTTGATTATTAATTGAGGGTATGATTGAATGGAGGATTTTGGTGGGAGATGATGAGAgagcttatttttcttttctaaataaaggaaaatatgaAATGTTTCTAAAAGTGGACTATGATTGAAATGTTTTATGATCATCTGTCACAgtattctttcaattttttacaaTCTCTAAATTTATACCAAATTATAGACTTATCCTTCAAAACTCTCCCGTCTACAACatttcatcaaaacataccctGAGGCTAGTTTACTTTATTGCATTATTGTTTATTTAGTTATCTATTGAGGCTTGTTTcctttattaaattttcatgaCTGCAAATATAGTAGTAGTTTTTGGtttgaagattttgattttaCGAAACACAAGTTTGATTCACACTTCCATCATATGTGTCTTTTACAGTATCATCATCCGTAGTAGCTCTTTACAATTcaaaaattgtttgtttatacACATTTTCCCTTGGATTCAGGGACGGACCTAGGATTATGCAATATGGGCTGTTGCCTGTCACCACCCTCAACAATGCATAATACTATTGTATCCTATTTGTGTAATTAGTGTTCGCCACCCCACGCATTGTGTAATCCATAAAAGATTTATCTGATTAtgcatcacattttttttataaaataatagtagtatatattatataattaatgcaatactaatattaaattttttatttcttacaaTTCTACTAAGAGAAGACCAACTAGCTAGATCACGAGCACTTCTTGCTTCTTCTTGTTTTCACTTTATTTAAGTGTGTGTTTTGTTCCATTTTTTGAAGGAGCTAAAGTTGATTCTAaaggtgtagaattgatttctacatcaataattcatttttagttggaatcaatcttacataatcaattcacgcaaaatcaatttttatcacgGGATAACCAAACACATACTAAATCAGACTAAAAAGATTCAATTTGGTCTTCCAAAACTTCCTCGTGACTCAACTCAGtctttgagaaaaataatactcaatttagtccctgacaTTTTTatatgaaggataaattagttCATCTGTTAATTTTGACTCATTATAACATAGATACAAATTTGTCTGttaaaattttaactttttaaggaattactttaatattattttttatccgTGAATGAATTACGCTGCAAAATGATGTATTACTCTATTTTGACGCCTTATTATTTCTGCCCGCCCTCCTCACGAATTTTTTCTGGTTCCGTCCCTGCTTGGATTGTTTACAGGTACCGGACTTGCTGCTGTTTTCATCAATATTTCTGTTGAAAATTTTGCTGGTTGGAAGTACTCGGTGACATTTAGTATAATCCAGAAATCATACGTCGCTGGCtttattgtatatattttgatcaACTTGGTTTTAGTTTATTCCTCCGTATATATCATCACACAATTTTCACCAGCAGCTGCTGGATCTGGTATTCCTGAAATCAAGGGTTACTTAAACGGTGAGATAAACTCTTCAGTGTTTCTGGGTTTATGTTGAATGCTGATCCAGCTTATCCAAAAGTCCCATGTTCACCAAGAGTGCTGATTCTCATTTGTGTTCAGGAGTTGATACTCACGGCATCCTTCTTTTCAGAACTTTGATTGGAAAGGTATGATGGGTTGCATATTTTTAAAAGCTGGTTGGGATGTGTGTAATTTTAGAATATGTGTGTCTCTTAATTGCACGATCTTCTTATGTGTTACAGGTATTTGGAAGCATTGGTTCAGTGGGGGGAGGCCTCGCTTTGGGTAAAGAAGGTCCTCTAGTCCATACTGGTGCTTGTATTGCCTCTTTGCTCGGACAAGTAAGGATTTAATACACGGTATATATTATTAGTGCATGTATAGTAAGTTTAAGTTGTCTATTCAGATAACAGATGCATGAAATTGAAACCGTacaaatatcaaatcaaatcaaatcagtCCAAATACCTTTATCACTACCATCTGAGTTGTCTTATATATTTGAGTCGactatttatatgatttttttttacttggtaTTTGCACTTCCTTCCTTGGTGCATTACCATGTAGTGTGAGAAATTAAGGTGAAAATGAGTTAGATTTCCCTATAATTATAAATGTCCACCAACGGGATCCGTTGTAGATGCGCTTACTGGTATATCTAAGGGATGGTGTGTGGATTGCGTTTTTTGTGGATGATGTTGTCTTGGAGAGTGTATAGAAGAAGGAAAATGCTGACATATAGAAATGTTTCGTTGGAAAGTGGTTCATTCAAttctttaaaagtttaaaactcGTCATTTCCAATATAAAACTTCTGTTGTTAGTTTCCTGAACTTGTGCCTCTAGGGCCCATGTTAGCATGACCCATAAAAGAAGTACATGGAAAGTTAGAGATATAGATGAAACCCTAGAAACACATTACTGTTGCCTAAGTAAGATTAAATAGAGTAAATGAACTCTAATTGAGTAAGAGGAACACAAATCCTAACTTAGACATGAAAATCAAAGAACATAGAACACAATGACTCTCGTTGAGATGGAAGTGCTATGATGGAGAAGTTGTTACACAAGATAAGATGAGATCAAGACTAATTATTAGAGAGAAAACCGGTGTACTCTCCGTTGCAGAAAAAGATGGTAATCTCGTTTTAGATGGTTTGGATATGTGTGAATAAGATCATAGAAGCATCGGTAAAGAGAGGTTAGCAGTGAAGGATAGTCACACAGTTAGAAGTAGACTAGGGAGACCAAGAGAAACTACACCAAACCATTTTGAGAGatttaaagataaaaatctATACATAATGAATTAGAGCATCGTCTATAGAGAATAAGGCTTGGTTGCTGCTGCTAATTTGGTGCATTACCATcgactatccctttattccgtGAAACGATAAACACATCCAGCTGGCCTGGCCTGATTTCAACCTGAATTTAGTGGTTGAATCGACCTGATTTCATCCAAGTAGTGACTGGACTGTCCCAATATCATCTTGAAATTAGTAAATGGTTGGCCTGATTCCAGCCCAAAATTAACAAGCGGGCCAGCCCAAGTTATCCCACATCGGAAGTAGTTTGATTCTTCATAATATGCTTCATTTGTGTgagaaatttttaaatatttaatgcaCCTTTTCCATGTCTAGGTTCATCATCCAGTTTAATAATTATACTTGCACAGGCGAGGTACTGAGTTCTGTGTTGTCTGCATCTGtatgtttataaaatttcaattttttgatatGGCGGTGATAACATTTATCATCCCAAATTTGTTTCTTAAGTTGATCACTGTGTAATTTTTATTGTATATGCGTGTATGCTAGAAACAGAGTAATATTTGATCCATGTCTTGAGCAGGGTGGATCCACTAAGTATCATCTAAATTCAAGGTGGTTTAATGTATTCAAAAGTGACCGGGATCGCCGTGATCTTGTAAGCCACCCCAATTCTGCCTTTTAATTTACTGGTTACCAAAGTAGGGAAAATAATGtactttttacatttttcaatGTTCCTCTCCAACCCTAAACGAGGATTAAGAAAATgctcattttttattctattgATGTCTTGAAAAGGTAACTTGTGGGTGTGCAGCTGGAGTTGCTGCTGCATTTAGAGCTCCAGTTGGTGGCGTATTGTTTGCATTGGAAGAGGTTACATCGTGGTAAGATTTTTTAATTCTTGACGAAATGACTCTGTTTGCTTAGAAGCCTGTGCAGTAAAGAATGTGTGTCTGTTCTACTTCtattaacttttatttatttattgctgTTGTATGTGCaatattgtttatgtttatgattactGTGCTTTTAAAGGTGGAGGAGTCAACTAATGTGGCGTGTGTTTTTCACTTCTGCTATTGTGGCTGTTGTGGTGCGAACTGCGATGGGGTGGTGTAAGAGTGGAAAATGTGGACATTTTGGATCAGGCGGATTCATAATATGGGATGTATCAGAGTTAAGATCAGAGCTATCACCTTTTTTACTATCAGTTCAGTATCaaggtttttgttttcttctattCCTCTTGActggttttatttttagtggTCAGGAGGATTACTCGTTTGCAGAGCTATTGCCAATGGCTATTATTGGGGTTATTGGAGGTCTATTAGGTagtaattttgtcttttatctCACACTTAGTTTGTGCCATGGATTTTAGttggttttttttcatttgttaattTTGTGTTAATAATTTGCAGGAGCTTTATTTAACCAGCTTACACTTTATATTACTACTTGGCGTCGAAATCATCTTCACAAGAAAGGGAACCGAGTCAAGGtatattgttgattttgatcCTATTGTTTTCTGCCTCTATTTatgttaaatgaaaaaaaaatcaacagtGTGGAAAAGAAACTAAGGAAGAAAAAAGACACAAGATTAAAGAACCAAACTAAGTGAAGAAAGTTAGTGTTGTTGattatagggttaataggtctttacccccctgtaatataggtcatttatggttttccccctgtaaaatatttttttttgatttacccccttgtgaaatatttttgttttgatttacccctctaataggccaaacaaaaacgaaaatttcttaaaaaaaaaaagaaattggtttagggggtaaatcaaaacaatttttttttacaggggggtaaataaaaaaaaatattttactgggggaaaaactgaaaatgacctatattacaggggggtaaagacctattaacccttgattatattattgtttattctatttcttctttttccttgcGCACTTGTTTATTTTCTGTACATTTTACCCCTCCACTGTACTGCAGATTATTGAAGCATGCCTTGTCTCCGTTCTAACATCAGTTATTTCATTTGGCTTGCCGCTTCTACGAAAATGCAGTCCATGCCCTGAACCTGATCCTGCATCTGGTATTGAGTGTCCACGACCTCCTGGAATGTATGGGAATTATGTTAATGTAAGACCAACAgttttgttttatattgttTCCTTCCTGTACTTCATTTcttcgttttttttatttttttattttttttttatttttttattttttatctttctacTGAATTTCAATCATCTTTGTCCTGTATTCATGTGTTTTATGCTACTTAATGACAATTCACTTTTGGTTGTATTTACTTATTCTTTTGTATATTTGTTCCTTTTTCAGTTCTTTTGTAGCAAAGACAACGAATACAACGATCTTGCTACTATTTTCTTCAATACACAGGTTTTGACAACTGGAAATCTAGTTTTTTTTCCTCTGTTTGTTGCATTACTCTAAGTCACTTCTTTGTTGTTTCAGGATGATGCCATAAGGAATTTGTTCAGTGCAAAAACAATAAACGAGTACAGTTCCCAAAGTTTGTTAACCTTTTTGGTATTACATTCTTACTTACTGTTTCAGACTTTGCATCCATCAGACATTAATGTAGTGATGCTTTCTATATATTTGCTTGTTAGGCATTTACTGGCTTGCATGTAAATTTGTAATGCGAATACAGTAGGTTGTGGGGCAGGGCAGATGATAAAGATCAGCAATATAATGTAATTAAAGATATTTAGGATGGTTCTTCAAAAGGGCAAGAAAAACCTATTTTCTTACAAGTCTGATGCTACAACCAggccataattttttttacacttgtGGAGGCCATGCTCATTCTAGTGACTAATGGAATTACAGTTAATTTATCTTTGCTTCCACATTGCATAAATTTGGCACTTAATATGATGCTTTACATGTTTATAATCATCTCTTTTATCTGGCAGGTCATGTTTTATGGTTTAGCAGTTGTGACGTTTGGTACTGCCGTGCCTGCTGGTCAATTTGTTCCCGGTATTATGATCGGATCAACATATGGGCGTCTTGTTGGCATGTTTGTTGTAAAATATTACAGAAAACTCAACATCGAAGAGGGAACGTGAGTGTGTTTCTAGTTGCTTTCTTTAAAATTATGGTTAACTAGATACTCTTCCTACTTTATATGAAGGGTTATGCTAACatttagggcacatgttaaagaGCAAGAATTTATTGAGAAAAATTAATGTTcaactttttgaaaaataaattggcaCAATTTCCAATACACAATTTCTATTAGTAGAATCCTTATAATGTGTCGTAAGGGCACATGTTAGCAATTCCCTTATATGAATTACTGTTTTTTACAGGTCCCTTAGTTTA
Above is a genomic segment from Medicago truncatula cultivar Jemalong A17 chromosome 5, MtrunA17r5.0-ANR, whole genome shotgun sequence containing:
- the LOC11437915 gene encoding chloride channel protein CLC-d isoform X1, giving the protein MLSNHIQNGIESARLAWSRIPNSDESPFVLDDDGVGILKKNDGSAVESLDYEVIENFAYREEQAHRRRKLYVSYLLVVKWFFALLIGICTGLAAVFINISVENFAGWKYSVTFSIIQKSYVAGFIVYILINLVLVYSSVYIITQFSPAAAGSGIPEIKGYLNGVDTHGILLFRTLIGKVFGSIGSVGGGLALGKEGPLVHTGACIASLLGQGGSTKYHLNSRWFNVFKSDRDRRDLVTCGCAAGVAAAFRAPVGGVLFALEEVTSWWRSQLMWRVFFTSAIVAVVVRTAMGWCKSGKCGHFGSGGFIIWDVSDGQEDYSFAELLPMAIIGVIGGLLGALFNQLTLYITTWRRNHLHKKGNRVKIIEACLVSVLTSVISFGLPLLRKCSPCPEPDPASGIECPRPPGMYGNYVNFFCSKDNEYNDLATIFFNTQDDAIRNLFSAKTINEYSSQSLLTFLVMFYGLAVVTFGTAVPAGQFVPGIMIGSTYGRLVGMFVVKYYRKLNIEEGTYALLGAASFLGGSMRMTVSLCVIMVEITNNLKLLPLIMLVLLISKAVGDAFNDGIYEEQARLRGIPLLDSKPKYEMRNMMAKEACGSGRVVSLPRVVKVSDVVSILQSNTHNGFPVIDHTRSGEPLVIGLVLRSHLLVILQSKVDFQHSPLPSDPRTGGRSIRHDSGEFAKPVSSKGICLDDIHLTSEDLEMYIDLAPFLNPSPYIVPEDMSLTKVYNLFRQLGLRHLFVVPRPSRVLGLITRKDLLIEDAENVNTLELQATSVRIQHQNKRLTTRNPDAERPLLNGLLA
- the LOC11437915 gene encoding chloride channel protein CLC-d isoform X2, whose product is MLSNHIQNGIESARLAWSRIPNSDESPFVLDDDGVGILKKNDGSAVESLDYEVIENFAYREEQAHRRRKLYVSYLLVVKWFFALLIGICTGLAAVFINISVENFAGWKYSVTFSIIQKSYVAGFIVYILINLVLVYSSVYIITQFSPAAAGSGIPEIKGYLNGVDTHGILLFRTLIGKVFGSIGSVGGGLALGKEGPLVHTGACIASLLGQGGSTKYHLNSRWFNVFKSDRDRRDLVTCGCAAGVAAAFRAPVGGVLFALEEVTSWWRSQLMWRVFFTSAIVAVVVRTAMGWCKSGKCGHFGSGGFIIWDVSDGQEDYSFAELLPMAIIGVIGGLLGALFNQLTLYITTWRRNHLHKKGNRVKIIEACLVSVLTSVISFGLPLLRKCSPCPEPDPASGIECPRPPGMYGNYVNFFCSKDNEYNDLATIFFNTQDDAIRNLFSAKTINEYSSQSLLTFLVMFYGLAVVTFGTAVPAGQFVPGIMIGSTYGRLVGMFVVKYYRKLNIEEGTYALLGAASFLGGSMRMTVSLCVIMVEITNNLKLLPLIMLVLLISKAVGDAFNDGIYEEQARLRGIPLLDSKPKYEMRNMMAKEACGSGRVVSLPRVVKVSDVVSILQSNTHNGFPVIDHTRSGEPLVIGLVLRSHLLVILQSKVDFQHSPLPSDPRTGGRSIRHDSGEFAKPVSSKGICLDDIHLTSEDLEMYIDLAPFLNPSPYIVPEDMSLTKVYNLFRQLGLRHLFVVPRPSRVLGLITRKDLLIEDAENVNTLELQATSNSASE